One part of the Bacteroidia bacterium genome encodes these proteins:
- a CDS encoding TolC family protein produces the protein MNKRNMYTSVRYLLACLLLISGGVVSAQSLTALIEEAAQKNLGLKAWDQEYQSAMERAPQSRLLPETQLSVGAFALPVETRNGPQRLRVGTMQMFPWFGTLDAKEELSRKQAAPLVSKKDLHAIDVEYQIKLAYYRLFQLKESREILNRNITLLESLRQLSLSKVEGGKASTADVLRLEIKLRESRQQLAIIEKQWIQPQSRINQLLNRDPLTHISVDDSFQFAQLNLEPKHNFHSQKTDHPALQILSKEQDRSRAAIKLNEKMAKPRWGVGIDYLLVDDIPTADFETNGRDALLFKASLNIPLQSKVYQSKNREENLRIEALETRKNLMEDQFLAQIEQAIANHESAELKYDLYEKQEESIRSVIQLLQSDYSHNGERFDELLNLEQDLLSYELKKLEAIVESHHAKAALERIILN, from the coding sequence ATGAATAAGAGAAATATGTATACATCTGTTCGATATCTCCTCGCTTGCCTGCTTCTCATTTCAGGGGGAGTAGTCTCAGCTCAGAGTCTGACTGCTTTGATAGAAGAAGCGGCTCAAAAGAATCTGGGCCTGAAAGCCTGGGATCAGGAATATCAATCGGCAATGGAAAGAGCTCCACAGAGCCGTCTTCTGCCCGAGACTCAACTGAGTGTGGGAGCCTTTGCTTTACCAGTCGAAACCCGCAATGGTCCCCAAAGGCTTAGAGTCGGGACTATGCAGATGTTTCCCTGGTTTGGTACGCTTGACGCTAAAGAAGAACTTAGCCGGAAGCAAGCGGCTCCTTTAGTGAGCAAAAAGGACTTGCATGCTATAGATGTCGAGTATCAAATAAAACTGGCCTATTACCGCCTCTTTCAACTAAAGGAGAGTCGGGAAATTCTGAATCGAAACATCACCCTCTTGGAAAGTCTGCGGCAGCTGAGTTTGAGTAAAGTCGAAGGAGGCAAAGCCAGTACGGCCGATGTCTTGAGACTGGAAATCAAACTTCGAGAATCCCGGCAGCAATTGGCCATCATTGAAAAACAATGGATTCAACCCCAAAGTCGAATCAATCAATTGCTGAATAGAGATCCCTTGACCCATATAAGCGTAGATGATTCTTTTCAATTTGCCCAACTGAACCTGGAACCCAAGCATAATTTTCATTCGCAAAAAACCGATCATCCTGCTCTGCAGATACTAAGTAAAGAACAAGATCGCTCTCGGGCAGCTATCAAACTCAATGAAAAGATGGCAAAACCGAGATGGGGGGTAGGCATTGATTACCTGCTTGTTGATGATATCCCTACCGCTGATTTTGAGACGAATGGCCGGGATGCACTTCTCTTCAAAGCAAGCCTAAATATTCCCCTGCAAAGCAAAGTCTATCAATCTAAAAATCGGGAAGAAAATCTACGAATTGAAGCCTTGGAAACCCGCAAAAATCTGATGGAAGATCAATTCCTGGCACAAATTGAACAAGCAATTGCCAATCACGAAAGTGCCGAACTGAAATACGACCTCTATGAAAAGCAGGAAGAAAGTATTCGTTCGGTGATCCAATTATTGCAATCTGATTATAGCCACAATGGCGAACGCTTCGATGAACTGCTGAATTTGGAACAGGACCTTCTCAGCTATGAATTGAAAAAGCTGGAAGCCATCGTTGAAAGTCATCATGCAAAAGCCGCTCTGGAGCGGATCATTCTAAACTAG
- a CDS encoding efflux RND transporter permease subunit — MLSRYIKFFLENKLIAWLLLGVLLIWGLIVAPFDPGIDRLPWDPVAVDAIPDIGENQQIVFTPWPGRSPQDVEDQISYPLSSTLLGIPGIKSIRSNSMFGFSSIYLIFEEEIDFYWSRSRILEKLNSLPSNILPTDVQPTLGPDATGLGQIFWYTLEGRDEDGNPSGGWNPEELRSIQDFYVRYGLSSAKGVSEVSSIGGFVKEYQVDVDPEAMKTYGISLTEVMKAVKGSNLDVGAQTLEINRAEYFVRGLGYVKAIEDIEESVVRVNNNVPIRIRDVAAVSLGPANRRGVLDKSGAEAVGGVVVARYGANPMEVIEAVKTKIAELEPGLPGKTLADGSFSQVRIVPFYDRSELIKETLGTLEEALSLEILITIIVVVLMLLNLRSSLLLSGMLPLAVLMCFIAMKYFGVDANIVALSGIAIAIGTMVDMGIVMTESMVKRLEEAPDSESSLTSIFEASKEVASAVITAVASTVISFLPVFSMEAAEGKLFKPLAYTKTFALLAAVFLAISILPPLAHSLFSLKLKQKSLNYLFYLALFLGGIASLLSFSTDLGIILIGIGLAGALSFWAKEQFESYRKEISWAENILYALLICFQLSKSWMPLGVSHSLFINFLFLAGIIGILIGFFYFLIYSYEHILSFLLEAKWIFLGAIGLLIYLGIQMYQQTGEEFMPALDEGSFLLMPTSMPHAGMEENIKNLRLLDMAVTAIPEVETVVGKAGRVESALDPAPLSMYENVIQYKSEYKTDTEGKRLRFKVDGEGNYVLDKAGKLIPDDGGQYFRQWRDHIQSPDDIWQEILDRTRLPGVTSAPKLQPIETRLIMLQTGMRAPMGIKVKGPDLNSIESFGRKLEEELKQVEGVKAAAVFADRIIGKPYLLLDINRQAISRHGLSIMEVQEYIQTAVGGMSMSNTVEGRERYSIRVRYPRELREDPESLSRIFIPSKNASQIPLGELVDIRYEQGPQSIKSEDGFLTSYVLFDRENNFAEVEVVKAAEKHLQAQIDAGLLKVPPGISYRFAGTYEQQIRANDRLMIVLPLALLLIFLILYLQFRSVVISFMVFSGVFIAFAGGFILIGLYAQPWFLNFELFGTSMRELFQVESINLSIAVWVGFLALFGIATDDGVLIATFLRDSFQERKPDSIKEIREAVIAGGKRRVRPALMTTATTILALLPILTSTGRGADIMLPMAIPSFGGMLLQMLSMFTVPVLFSIWKEASFNAKNNE, encoded by the coding sequence ATGCTATCGAGATATATAAAATTCTTTCTGGAAAATAAGTTGATCGCCTGGCTGCTACTCGGAGTCCTACTTATATGGGGCCTGATCGTTGCACCTTTCGATCCCGGTATTGATAGACTCCCCTGGGATCCGGTTGCGGTAGATGCTATTCCGGATATTGGGGAGAATCAGCAAATCGTTTTCACACCCTGGCCGGGCAGATCGCCCCAGGATGTAGAGGATCAGATTAGCTATCCACTCAGCTCGACCCTGCTTGGTATCCCCGGGATAAAAAGCATTCGCAGCAATTCGATGTTCGGCTTCTCCAGTATCTACCTGATCTTTGAAGAAGAGATAGATTTCTATTGGAGCCGTAGCCGGATTCTGGAAAAACTCAATTCCCTGCCATCAAACATTCTCCCAACAGATGTTCAGCCTACTTTGGGCCCGGATGCGACAGGCCTGGGACAGATTTTCTGGTACACCCTGGAAGGCCGTGATGAGGACGGAAATCCCAGCGGTGGATGGAATCCCGAAGAGCTGAGAAGCATTCAGGACTTTTACGTTCGCTATGGCCTGAGTTCGGCAAAAGGGGTTTCTGAAGTTTCTTCTATCGGAGGATTTGTCAAAGAATATCAGGTAGATGTAGATCCCGAGGCCATGAAAACCTATGGGATAAGTCTCACAGAAGTCATGAAAGCCGTAAAAGGCAGCAATCTGGATGTGGGGGCACAGACCCTGGAGATCAATCGGGCGGAGTACTTTGTGAGGGGTTTGGGTTATGTAAAAGCTATAGAGGACATTGAAGAAAGTGTGGTTCGGGTAAATAATAATGTCCCCATTCGAATCAGGGATGTGGCAGCAGTGAGTCTGGGCCCCGCCAACAGAAGAGGCGTTCTGGATAAATCTGGAGCAGAAGCTGTGGGCGGAGTAGTAGTTGCTCGTTATGGAGCAAATCCTATGGAGGTGATCGAAGCCGTTAAAACCAAGATCGCCGAACTGGAACCCGGTCTTCCGGGCAAAACCCTGGCTGATGGCAGTTTCTCTCAAGTTCGCATTGTTCCCTTTTATGACAGAAGCGAATTGATTAAGGAGACTTTGGGTACACTTGAGGAAGCCTTGAGTCTGGAAATCCTGATTACCATTATCGTGGTGGTTCTGATGCTGCTTAATCTTCGCTCTTCTTTGCTTCTTTCGGGTATGCTCCCATTGGCTGTACTCATGTGCTTTATCGCCATGAAGTATTTTGGGGTAGATGCCAATATCGTGGCCCTGTCCGGGATAGCGATTGCGATCGGAACCATGGTGGATATGGGAATAGTCATGACTGAAAGTATGGTCAAACGACTGGAAGAGGCACCGGATTCTGAGAGCAGTTTAACGAGTATTTTTGAAGCGAGTAAGGAAGTAGCCTCAGCCGTCATTACTGCGGTCGCTAGTACAGTGATCAGCTTTCTGCCTGTATTTAGCATGGAGGCTGCCGAAGGCAAGCTATTTAAACCTTTAGCCTACACAAAAACCTTTGCTTTACTGGCAGCAGTTTTTCTGGCGATCAGTATTCTCCCTCCATTGGCACATAGCCTATTCTCCCTAAAGCTAAAGCAGAAAAGTCTCAATTATCTCTTTTACCTGGCTTTGTTCTTAGGAGGAATAGCCAGTCTCCTGAGTTTTTCGACTGATTTGGGGATTATCCTGATAGGAATTGGACTGGCCGGAGCATTGAGTTTTTGGGCGAAAGAGCAATTTGAATCTTATAGGAAAGAGATCAGCTGGGCAGAAAATATCCTGTATGCTCTTTTAATCTGTTTTCAACTGAGCAAAAGCTGGATGCCTCTGGGGGTTTCTCATAGTCTGTTCATAAACTTTCTCTTCCTCGCAGGAATCATAGGGATATTGATTGGCTTTTTCTATTTCCTCATTTATTCCTACGAACACATACTTTCTTTCCTCCTGGAAGCAAAATGGATATTTCTGGGAGCGATTGGTCTCTTGATTTATCTGGGCATACAGATGTATCAACAGACGGGCGAAGAATTTATGCCTGCTCTTGACGAAGGTTCTTTTTTACTCATGCCCACCTCTATGCCTCATGCGGGTATGGAAGAAAATATCAAAAACCTTCGTCTCCTGGATATGGCTGTAACTGCTATTCCGGAAGTAGAAACTGTAGTGGGAAAGGCAGGCAGGGTAGAAAGCGCACTTGATCCGGCTCCTCTTTCCATGTATGAAAATGTGATTCAATATAAATCAGAGTATAAAACCGATACGGAGGGTAAAAGACTTCGATTTAAGGTGGATGGAGAAGGGAATTATGTTCTGGATAAAGCGGGAAAATTGATTCCCGATGATGGGGGGCAATACTTTCGCCAATGGAGAGATCATATTCAATCTCCAGATGATATCTGGCAAGAGATATTGGACCGCACACGACTCCCAGGTGTTACCTCTGCGCCCAAATTACAACCTATAGAAACCCGACTGATCATGCTCCAGACAGGCATGCGAGCCCCTATGGGTATCAAAGTAAAAGGGCCTGATTTGAATAGCATCGAAAGTTTTGGACGAAAGCTGGAAGAGGAACTTAAACAAGTGGAAGGAGTAAAAGCGGCTGCGGTATTTGCAGACCGGATCATTGGTAAGCCTTATTTGCTCCTGGATATAAACAGACAGGCAATTAGCCGTCATGGACTCTCTATTATGGAGGTTCAGGAATATATCCAAACCGCAGTAGGAGGCATGTCTATGAGCAATACGGTCGAAGGACGCGAACGCTATTCTATTCGGGTTCGCTATCCCCGTGAATTGAGAGAAGATCCGGAAAGTCTGAGTCGGATCTTTATTCCAAGCAAGAATGCTTCTCAAATTCCGCTAGGGGAATTGGTCGACATACGCTATGAGCAAGGGCCTCAATCTATCAAAAGTGAAGATGGTTTCCTTACCTCATATGTACTCTTCGATAGGGAAAATAATTTTGCAGAGGTGGAAGTAGTAAAGGCTGCTGAAAAACATTTGCAAGCGCAAATAGATGCAGGCCTACTCAAAGTTCCTCCAGGCATTTCTTATCGCTTTGCTGGAACCTATGAACAACAGATCCGGGCCAATGACCGATTGATGATCGTACTTCCTCTGGCACTACTTCTCATTTTCCTCATCCTCTATCTTCAATTTCGCTCAGTTGTCATCTCCTTTATGGTGTTTAGCGGAGTTTTTATCGCTTTTGCCGGAGGATTTATTCTGATCGGGCTTTATGCACAGCCCTGGTTCCTCAATTTTGAGCTTTTCGGTACTTCCATGCGAGAACTTTTTCAGGTGGAAAGTATCAATCTCAGTATAGCCGTTTGGGTAGGCTTCCTTGCGCTATTTGGCATTGCCACAGATGATGGTGTGTTGATCGCTACTTTCTTGCGAGACAGTTTCCAGGAAAGGAAACCTGATTCGATAAAGGAAATCCGGGAAGCAGTCATAGCGGGAGGCAAACGCCGCGTTCGACCTGCACTCATGACTACCGCCACAACTATCCTGGCATTGCTTCCCATCCTGACTTCAACAGGTCGTGGAGCTGATATCATGTTACCCATGGCCATTCCATCTTTTGGGGGAATGCTGCTCCAAATGCTGAGCATGTTTACCGTACCTGTGCTCTTTTCTATCTGGAAAGAGGCAAGTTTTAACGCCAAGAATAATGAATAA
- a CDS encoding sulfatase-like hydrolase/transferase, producing the protein MKKLLRKGWNFLIKTLGYALMFILLLGIGFWFIYRPIKVANYSPPEEEHMQQKQEYLQNIQASSDALPNIIIVNFDDLGYGDLSCYGNQLIHTPVLDSLAENGIKMTQFYSCSPVCTPSRAGLLTGRLPKRSYAGDHVFFPEGSFVANVRKLRGQKNEIARDEIMLSEVLKAKGYTNAIVGKWHLGDRSGHLPNDLGFDYYYGVHYSNDMIPLHLYRNEEIIEEDQKELLDGSIGYFDEDTPIKGKALDQSVLTDNYTTEAIRFIREHKEEPFFLYFAHSFPHEPHISSKAQRGKSKGGLYGDVVEDLDRSMGNLMSALVEMGEMENTLIFITSDNGGDIQGSVGNLRGRKQMTYEGGQRVPMIIYGPSFIPEPYISDAMATNLDLFPSILQLLEVELPSDRMIDGRNILGILQDKGYRPHEYIFYHAAANGNIQGVRDSSFKYLEGAPGRAMSLVGSVGVVQEMPPQLTNIQLDNESHNLIKNYPDKAEFFKNMIEEKQSELDTNPRGWQDQ; encoded by the coding sequence ATGAAAAAACTACTACGCAAAGGCTGGAACTTCCTTATCAAAACCCTGGGCTATGCCCTGATGTTCATTCTTCTCCTTGGTATTGGATTTTGGTTTATCTATCGTCCGATCAAAGTTGCTAACTACAGTCCTCCGGAAGAGGAACATATGCAGCAAAAACAGGAATACCTGCAAAACATTCAGGCTAGCTCCGACGCTTTGCCCAATATCATCATTGTAAACTTTGACGATCTGGGCTATGGAGATCTGAGTTGCTATGGAAATCAATTGATTCATACACCAGTTTTGGATTCCCTGGCAGAAAATGGGATCAAAATGACTCAATTCTATTCCTGCTCACCCGTATGTACTCCTTCTCGGGCAGGTTTACTTACTGGAAGATTGCCCAAACGGTCTTATGCGGGTGATCACGTATTTTTCCCGGAGGGTAGTTTTGTTGCAAATGTGAGGAAACTGAGGGGGCAAAAAAATGAGATTGCCCGGGATGAAATTATGCTTTCTGAGGTATTAAAAGCTAAAGGATACACAAACGCTATCGTTGGAAAATGGCATTTAGGGGATCGTTCCGGCCATCTGCCTAATGATTTGGGTTTCGACTACTATTATGGCGTCCACTACAGCAATGACATGATCCCTTTGCACCTCTACAGAAATGAAGAAATAATAGAAGAAGATCAAAAAGAACTCCTCGATGGTAGCATCGGATATTTTGACGAGGATACCCCGATCAAAGGGAAGGCATTGGATCAAAGTGTTTTGACCGACAATTACACTACAGAGGCCATCCGTTTTATTCGCGAACATAAAGAGGAACCTTTCTTTCTCTACTTTGCGCATTCCTTTCCCCATGAACCCCATATCAGTTCCAAAGCACAAAGAGGGAAATCAAAAGGTGGACTATATGGAGATGTAGTGGAAGACCTGGACAGAAGTATGGGCAATCTCATGTCTGCCTTGGTAGAAATGGGCGAAATGGAAAATACCCTGATATTTATCACCAGCGATAATGGAGGAGATATACAAGGCAGCGTAGGAAATTTGAGGGGCCGAAAACAGATGACCTATGAAGGAGGCCAAAGGGTTCCCATGATCATTTATGGGCCTTCCTTTATTCCAGAGCCTTATATTTCTGATGCAATGGCGACAAATCTGGACCTCTTCCCGAGTATTTTACAATTGCTGGAGGTAGAGCTTCCGAGTGACCGGATGATTGATGGACGAAATATCCTGGGCATCTTACAAGACAAAGGCTATAGGCCTCATGAGTATATTTTCTATCATGCTGCTGCAAATGGTAATATCCAGGGAGTCAGGGACAGCAGCTTTAAATACCTGGAAGGAGCACCGGGAAGAGCTATGTCATTAGTGGGTTCCGTCGGAGTGGTCCAAGAAATGCCCCCGCAATTGACCAACATTCAATTGGATAATGAATCCCACAACCTCATAAAAAACTATCCGGATAAGGCTGAATTCTTCAAAAACATGATCGAGGAAAAGCAATCCGAACTGGACACAAATCCCAGAGGTTGGCAGGATCAGTAA
- a CDS encoding PQQ-dependent sugar dehydrogenase has protein sequence MKRIYLFALAAIALFALAFVFKGEKSLPENEAIKTEKMSVKIETVVDGLSIPWGMDWLPNGDMLFTERGGELRLMQNGKLHPKAINGLPEIHVKGQGGLLDVRVHPKYAQNGWIYLSYASPKAASENGSGGNTTFMRAKLKDHTLVDQEVLMKAQPNYNAGQHFGGRIEFDKEGYIYLTVGDRGGRDKNQSLKNYRGKVFRLHDDGRVPSDNPFVNTPGAKAETFTYGHRNPQGLAMHPQTGDIWAHEHGPRGGDELNLIKKGNNYGWPTITYGINYSGTKITDETHREGMEQPVTYWVPSIAPCGMSFVSSNKYPEWKNNLLVGSLKFRYLKRLEMKDNKVTHEETILEGIGRVRAIEQGPDGFIYVAVEGPGKIVRLKPD, from the coding sequence ATGAAAAGAATATACCTATTCGCGCTGGCAGCAATTGCCCTGTTTGCACTTGCTTTTGTATTTAAAGGCGAAAAAAGTCTTCCTGAAAATGAGGCAATCAAGACAGAAAAGATGTCTGTCAAAATAGAAACCGTTGTCGATGGACTCAGTATCCCCTGGGGAATGGACTGGTTACCCAATGGAGATATGCTGTTTACGGAAAGAGGAGGAGAGTTGCGTCTTATGCAAAATGGCAAACTCCATCCCAAAGCTATCAATGGCCTACCGGAGATTCATGTAAAAGGACAAGGAGGGCTTCTGGATGTGAGAGTTCATCCGAAATATGCCCAAAACGGCTGGATATACCTGTCTTATGCTTCTCCTAAAGCTGCTTCTGAAAATGGCTCAGGAGGAAATACCACTTTTATGCGGGCGAAATTGAAAGATCATACACTCGTAGATCAGGAAGTCCTGATGAAAGCTCAACCCAACTACAATGCAGGTCAGCATTTCGGTGGGAGAATAGAATTTGATAAGGAAGGATATATTTATTTGACCGTGGGAGATCGTGGTGGGAGAGATAAAAATCAAAGCCTGAAGAATTATAGAGGAAAGGTTTTTCGCCTGCACGATGATGGGCGAGTTCCCTCCGACAATCCTTTCGTAAATACACCCGGAGCCAAAGCCGAGACCTTTACCTATGGACATAGAAATCCTCAGGGATTGGCTATGCATCCTCAAACGGGAGATATCTGGGCACATGAACATGGACCCCGTGGAGGAGATGAACTTAATCTGATTAAAAAAGGCAATAACTATGGCTGGCCTACGATTACCTATGGAATCAATTATAGTGGGACAAAGATCACTGACGAAACCCATCGCGAAGGGATGGAACAACCGGTAACCTATTGGGTGCCTTCTATTGCCCCCTGCGGCATGTCTTTCGTCAGTAGTAATAAATATCCGGAATGGAAAAACAATCTCCTGGTAGGTTCTCTCAAATTTCGCTATCTCAAGCGACTGGAAATGAAGGACAACAAAGTTACCCATGAGGAGACCATCCTGGAGGGAATCGGAAGGGTTAGGGCCATCGAACAAGGGCCTGATGGTTTCATTTACGTAGCAGTAGAAGGGCCTGGAAAAATCGTCAGACTTAAGCCAGATTAG
- a CDS encoding SRPBCC domain-containing protein, whose amino-acid sequence MESTVEISIDIAASPERVWDTLVNPDLVEQYMYGARTESDWQEGSELLYTMMMEGNKLTVVNGSILRFDAPKVFKHTLFPTTADYPNVPENHLHITYTLNKTETGTHLHILQEGYDRVENGEKRYQDTLDGWEMVWENLKEVAEGE is encoded by the coding sequence ATGGAAAGCACTGTTGAAATCAGCATTGATATTGCTGCCAGCCCTGAGCGAGTATGGGATACGCTCGTGAATCCGGATTTGGTGGAGCAATACATGTACGGAGCCCGCACCGAAAGCGATTGGCAGGAAGGAAGCGAACTCCTGTACACCATGATGATGGAAGGAAATAAACTTACGGTCGTAAATGGTAGTATCCTCAGGTTTGATGCTCCAAAAGTATTCAAGCATACGCTTTTCCCTACCACTGCCGACTATCCCAATGTCCCGGAAAACCATCTTCATATTACCTATACCCTCAACAAAACTGAAACAGGAACCCATCTGCATATTCTGCAAGAAGGCTATGATCGGGTAGAAAATGGAGAGAAACGTTATCAGGATACCCTTGATGGCTGGGAAATGGTGTGGGAGAATTTGAAGGAAGTGGCGGAAGGGGAATAA
- a CDS encoding LysR substrate-binding domain-containing protein, whose amino-acid sequence MTLQQLNYIIAVDNERHFARAAEACHVTQPTLSMMIQKLEEELDLQIFDRSKQPVMPTSEGLQLIEQARIILQEVGKFKDIGASAKNIISGELRVGIIPTLASYLMPLFISDFLEKYPLVKLIVEEINTQNIIESLKRGNLDVGILATPLNESSILEQPLFYEEFYLYTPQAQKKNYIVPEDINPNDLLLLEEGHCLRGQVINLCELRRAEDKQLVYQSGSLETLIHLVDSQQGITILPELAAFRLDKERQKQLTRFQKPSPVREISLVKHRNFVKSRLIEVLGEEILGHLPKALKRKKEMLVVEL is encoded by the coding sequence ATGACTCTCCAACAACTCAACTATATCATAGCCGTTGACAATGAACGACATTTCGCGCGTGCAGCAGAGGCCTGTCATGTTACGCAGCCGACCTTGAGTATGATGATTCAAAAACTGGAGGAGGAACTGGACTTACAGATATTTGACCGCAGTAAACAGCCGGTCATGCCGACTTCAGAAGGTCTTCAATTGATTGAGCAGGCACGGATCATTTTACAGGAAGTGGGAAAGTTTAAGGATATAGGCGCTTCGGCCAAAAACATCATCTCCGGAGAACTCCGAGTAGGGATCATTCCTACCCTTGCCAGTTATTTGATGCCATTATTCATCAGTGATTTTCTGGAGAAATATCCCTTAGTCAAACTGATAGTCGAAGAGATCAATACCCAAAACATTATCGAATCGCTCAAAAGAGGAAATCTTGATGTGGGAATTCTCGCTACCCCCCTGAATGAATCCAGCATCCTGGAGCAGCCCCTCTTTTATGAAGAATTTTACCTATATACCCCTCAAGCTCAGAAAAAAAATTATATCGTACCGGAAGACATCAATCCCAATGATCTATTATTGTTGGAAGAAGGACATTGCCTGCGGGGACAGGTCATCAATCTTTGTGAGCTAAGAAGAGCTGAAGATAAGCAGTTGGTATATCAATCCGGGAGTTTGGAGACTCTCATTCATCTGGTTGATAGTCAGCAAGGCATCACCATCCTGCCGGAACTCGCAGCCTTTCGCCTCGATAAAGAGCGTCAAAAGCAATTGACCCGATTCCAAAAGCCTAGCCCGGTTCGGGAAATTAGCCTGGTCAAGCATCGAAATTTCGTCAAAAGCCGTTTGATTGAAGTTTTGGGAGAGGAGATACTTGGCCATCTGCCGAAGGCCCTGAAGAGGAAAAAAGAGATGTTGGTGGTGGAATTGTAA
- a CDS encoding Dps family protein gives MLLQTNYIGLDGQKAIQLAESLNKLLANYQVFYMNVRGYHWNIKGEKFFELHAKFEELYSDLQIKIDEIAERILTLGETPRHSFSSYLEQAEVKAHEEVREGRKAVEGILGAFRILIGLQRDLLEQSDKANDEGTNALMSDYIREQEKLVWMYAAYLG, from the coding sequence ATGCTTTTACAAACAAACTACATAGGACTTGATGGACAGAAGGCCATTCAGTTGGCCGAGTCCCTCAATAAACTTCTGGCAAATTATCAGGTCTTCTACATGAATGTAAGGGGCTATCACTGGAACATCAAAGGAGAGAAATTTTTTGAACTTCATGCAAAGTTCGAGGAGCTTTATTCAGATCTCCAGATAAAGATTGATGAGATTGCCGAAAGAATTTTGACTTTGGGGGAAACACCCAGGCATAGTTTCAGTTCCTATTTAGAGCAAGCGGAAGTAAAAGCTCATGAAGAAGTGAGGGAAGGACGTAAAGCGGTAGAAGGAATCCTTGGAGCTTTCCGTATACTTATAGGCTTACAGCGGGATTTGCTTGAACAATCCGATAAGGCAAATGATGAAGGGACCAATGCCTTGATGAGTGACTATATCCGGGAGCAGGAAAAACTGGTCTGGATGTATGCAGCTTACCTGGGATAA
- a CDS encoding ankyrin repeat domain-containing protein, giving the protein MDINNFIRNGEIENLRSAIEAEPALIQQKNSMGFTPLILSTYYNQKEIAEYLLDKGAEINAQDAAGNTALMGVCFKGYQEIAEMLIEKGAEINMLNFNGATALIYAATFGQIEIAKMLLAAGADKDIHDTKGKTALQHAKMQGNPKLLTLLED; this is encoded by the coding sequence ATGGATATCAACAACTTTATCAGAAACGGAGAAATAGAAAATCTGCGTTCGGCTATAGAAGCTGAGCCTGCTTTGATCCAGCAAAAAAACTCTATGGGATTTACGCCCCTGATTCTTTCGACTTATTACAATCAAAAAGAAATCGCAGAGTATTTGTTGGATAAAGGGGCCGAAATCAATGCGCAGGATGCAGCTGGGAATACTGCCCTCATGGGGGTATGTTTTAAAGGCTACCAGGAAATCGCAGAGATGTTGATCGAAAAAGGAGCAGAGATCAATATGCTGAATTTTAATGGAGCGACTGCCTTGATCTATGCAGCAACTTTCGGCCAAATTGAAATCGCCAAAATGCTTTTAGCAGCCGGAGCAGATAAAGACATCCATGATACCAAAGGAAAAACAGCCTTGCAACATGCAAAAATGCAAGGGAATCCCAAACTCTTAACCCTATTGGAAGATTGA
- a CDS encoding TIGR04283 family arsenosugar biosynthesis glycosyltransferase — MLISIIIPTYNEETNLPRLIKQLCDHRDERLLEIIVVDGGSEDQTCEKARKLGLKHVYSCSRKSRACQMNQGAEQAKGDILYFVHADTLPPSTYLDDIEAALQEGFPMGCYRFQFDSNSPILKFNSWLTRFDKISFRGGDQSMFIPRSLFFEMEGFREDHIIMEEYEFLLRARKHIPFKIIPKDIIVSARKYNKNSWLRVQLANVVVFNMYFLGFPQEKLVRTYRGMLRE, encoded by the coding sequence ATGCTAATCAGCATTATCATCCCTACTTATAATGAGGAGACCAATCTACCTCGATTGATCAAACAATTATGTGATCATCGAGACGAACGCTTATTGGAAATCATTGTAGTAGATGGAGGGAGTGAGGATCAGACTTGTGAAAAGGCTCGAAAACTGGGCCTGAAACATGTCTATAGCTGCTCCAGAAAGAGTCGGGCCTGCCAGATGAATCAGGGGGCAGAGCAAGCAAAAGGAGATATCCTCTATTTTGTCCATGCAGATACCCTACCTCCCTCTACTTACCTGGATGACATAGAAGCGGCATTACAAGAAGGCTTTCCCATGGGTTGTTATCGTTTCCAATTTGATTCCAATAGCCCTATTCTAAAATTCAATTCCTGGTTGACCCGATTTGACAAAATTTCATTCCGGGGAGGAGATCAAAGCATGTTTATTCCCCGTTCGCTTTTTTTCGAAATGGAAGGCTTTCGGGAAGACCACATCATTATGGAAGAATATGAATTTCTCCTTCGGGCCCGCAAGCATATCCCCTTCAAAATTATTCCCAAAGACATCATCGTCTCTGCCCGCAAATACAACAAGAATAGCTGGCTCCGGGTCCAATTGGCCAATGTGGTGGTTTTCAATATGTATTTTCTGGGATTTCCGCAGGAAAAATTGGTCCGGACGTATCGGGGGATGTTGAGGGAATGA